In one Acanthochromis polyacanthus isolate Apoly-LR-REF ecotype Palm Island chromosome 20, KAUST_Apoly_ChrSc, whole genome shotgun sequence genomic region, the following are encoded:
- the gdap1 gene encoding ganglioside-induced differentiation-associated protein 1 isoform X1 produces MASENSSECQEEKAALIETNSAQDEQEECGTVAKQHESKLTLYHWTQSFNSQKVRLAIAEKGLHCVEYDVSLPLSEHNEPWFMRLNPTGEVPVLVHDDNVICDPTQIMDYLEQNFNEGTPKLVPEEGSTYYLRVQHYRELLDSLQMDAYTHGCILHPEITVDSHIPAYAATCIRTQIGNTQTELKKLAEQNPELKDAYVAKQRRLKSKLFDHDNMKYLKKLLDELESVMDQVETELQRRVEETPEEGRPSWLCGDFFSMADVSLAVTLHRLKFLGLSRRFWGNGNRVNVETYYERVVERPAFRRVLGHVNNILISAVLPVAFRVARKNAPVIVGTTLLISILGGATYLAFLYMKKRLTAFS; encoded by the exons ATGGCGTCCGAAAACAGCTCTGAGTGCCAGGAAGAAAAAGCAGCTCTTATAGAGACGAACTCGGCACAAGACGAACAAGAAGAATGTGGCACGGTGGCAAAACAGCACGAATCCAAATTAACTCTGTACCACTGGACGCAGTCCTTCAACTCCCAGAAG GTACGCCTGGCCATAGCAGAGAAAGGTTTGCACTGTGTGGAGTATGACGTCAGTCTACCACTCAGTGAGCACAATGAGCCATGGTTCATGCGTCTGAATCCAACTGGTGAGGTGCCTGTCCTAGTCCACGATGACAATGTTATCTGTGACCCCACACAGATTATGGACTACCTGGAGCAGAACTTCAATG AGGGCACCCCCAAGCTGGTCCCTGAAGAAGGCAGTACGTACTATCTGAGAGTGCAGCACTACAGAGAGCTGTTGGACTCGCTACAGATGGACGCCTACACCCACGGCTGCATCCTCCACCCTGAGATCACTGTGGACTCCCACATACCAGCATACGCTGCCACATGCATACGAA caCAGATtggaaacacacagactgaGCTGAAGAAACTGGCAGAGCAGAACCCAGAGCTTAAAGATGCTTATGTAGCAAAACAGAGGCGCTTGAAA TCCAAGTTGTTTGACCACGACAATATGAAGTACCTGAAGAAGCTTCTGGATGAACTGGAAAGCGTCATGGACCAGGTGGAGACAGAGCTACAGAGGAGGGTGGAGGAAACACCAG AAGAAGGCAGGCCGTCCTGGCTGTGCGGTGACTTCTTCAGCATGGCCGACGTCTCTCTGGCAGTCACCCTACATCGCCTGAAGTTCCTCGGCTTGTCCCGTCGCTTCTGGGGCAACGGTAACCGTGTCAACGTGGAAACATACTACGAGCGCGTGGTGGAGCGCCCGGCCTTCAGGAGAGTGCTGGGCCACGTCAACAACATCCTGATCTCTGCTGTCCTTCCTGTTGCATTTCGTGTGGCCAGAAAGAATGCACCGGTTATTGTCGGTACCACTCTGTTGATAAGCATCCTGGGAGGAGCTACATATCTCGCTTTTCTCTATATGAAGAAGAGACTGACTGCTTTTAGCTGA
- the gdap1 gene encoding ganglioside-induced differentiation-associated protein 1 isoform X2 produces the protein MWHGGKTARIQINSVPLDAVLQLPEEGTPKLVPEEGSTYYLRVQHYRELLDSLQMDAYTHGCILHPEITVDSHIPAYAATCIRTQIGNTQTELKKLAEQNPELKDAYVAKQRRLKSKLFDHDNMKYLKKLLDELESVMDQVETELQRRVEETPEEGRPSWLCGDFFSMADVSLAVTLHRLKFLGLSRRFWGNGNRVNVETYYERVVERPAFRRVLGHVNNILISAVLPVAFRVARKNAPVIVGTTLLISILGGATYLAFLYMKKRLTAFS, from the exons ATGTGGCACGGTGGCAAAACAGCACGAATCCAAATTAACTCTGTACCACTGGACGCAGTCCTTCAACTCCCAGAAG AGGGCACCCCCAAGCTGGTCCCTGAAGAAGGCAGTACGTACTATCTGAGAGTGCAGCACTACAGAGAGCTGTTGGACTCGCTACAGATGGACGCCTACACCCACGGCTGCATCCTCCACCCTGAGATCACTGTGGACTCCCACATACCAGCATACGCTGCCACATGCATACGAA caCAGATtggaaacacacagactgaGCTGAAGAAACTGGCAGAGCAGAACCCAGAGCTTAAAGATGCTTATGTAGCAAAACAGAGGCGCTTGAAA TCCAAGTTGTTTGACCACGACAATATGAAGTACCTGAAGAAGCTTCTGGATGAACTGGAAAGCGTCATGGACCAGGTGGAGACAGAGCTACAGAGGAGGGTGGAGGAAACACCAG AAGAAGGCAGGCCGTCCTGGCTGTGCGGTGACTTCTTCAGCATGGCCGACGTCTCTCTGGCAGTCACCCTACATCGCCTGAAGTTCCTCGGCTTGTCCCGTCGCTTCTGGGGCAACGGTAACCGTGTCAACGTGGAAACATACTACGAGCGCGTGGTGGAGCGCCCGGCCTTCAGGAGAGTGCTGGGCCACGTCAACAACATCCTGATCTCTGCTGTCCTTCCTGTTGCATTTCGTGTGGCCAGAAAGAATGCACCGGTTATTGTCGGTACCACTCTGTTGATAAGCATCCTGGGAGGAGCTACATATCTCGCTTTTCTCTATATGAAGAAGAGACTGACTGCTTTTAGCTGA